One stretch of Variovorax sp. 54 DNA includes these proteins:
- a CDS encoding homoserine dehydrogenase, giving the protein MKPIQVGLLGAGTVGSGTFKVLQRNQEEIKRRAGRGIEITMVADLDTARAREVAGEGVTVVADAREVIANPDIDIVIELIGGYGIAKQLVLEAIAAGKHVVTANKALLAVHGTEIFAAAHAKGVMVAFEAAVAGGIPIIKALREGLTANSIQWLAGIINGTTNFILSEMRDKGLDFATVLKEAQRLGYAEADPTFDIEGVDAAHKVTLMSAIAFGIPVQFDKAHIEGITKLAAQDIKYAEQLGYRIKLLGITKRTAKGIELRVHPSLVPSKRLLANVEGAMNAVVVHGDAVGTTLYYGKGAGSEPTASAVIADLVDITRLHTADAAHRVPHLAFHPDAMSDLKVLPMSEVVTSYYLRLRVADQAGVLAKVTGLLATAGISIDAVLQREADEVGGEGSTQTDLIILTHDAREGTVDDVMAELQALPTVLEPIVRIRKEELK; this is encoded by the coding sequence ATGAAACCCATCCAAGTAGGCCTGCTCGGCGCAGGCACGGTCGGCAGCGGCACCTTCAAGGTGCTCCAGCGCAACCAGGAAGAAATCAAGCGCCGCGCCGGCCGCGGCATCGAGATCACCATGGTGGCCGACCTCGACACCGCCCGTGCCCGCGAAGTGGCCGGTGAAGGCGTGACGGTGGTCGCCGATGCGCGCGAAGTCATCGCCAACCCCGACATCGACATCGTCATCGAACTCATCGGCGGCTACGGCATCGCCAAGCAGCTCGTGCTCGAGGCCATCGCGGCCGGCAAGCACGTGGTCACCGCCAACAAGGCACTGCTCGCCGTGCACGGCACCGAGATCTTCGCCGCCGCCCACGCCAAGGGCGTGATGGTGGCCTTCGAGGCCGCGGTGGCCGGCGGCATTCCGATCATCAAGGCGCTGCGCGAAGGCCTCACGGCCAACAGCATCCAGTGGCTGGCCGGCATCATCAACGGCACGACCAACTTCATCCTGTCCGAGATGCGCGACAAGGGACTGGACTTCGCCACCGTGCTGAAGGAAGCCCAGCGCCTGGGCTATGCCGAAGCCGACCCCACCTTCGACATCGAAGGTGTCGACGCCGCGCACAAGGTCACGCTGATGAGCGCCATCGCGTTCGGCATCCCCGTGCAGTTCGACAAGGCGCACATCGAAGGCATCACCAAGCTCGCCGCGCAAGACATCAAGTACGCCGAGCAGCTCGGCTACCGCATCAAGCTGCTGGGCATCACCAAGCGCACGGCCAAGGGCATCGAGCTGCGCGTGCACCCGTCGCTGGTGCCGTCCAAGCGCCTGCTGGCCAATGTCGAAGGCGCCATGAACGCCGTGGTGGTGCACGGCGACGCCGTCGGCACCACGCTGTACTACGGCAAGGGCGCGGGCAGCGAGCCCACCGCCAGCGCCGTGATCGCCGACCTGGTCGACATCACCCGCCTGCACACCGCCGACGCCGCGCACCGCGTGCCGCACCTGGCCTTCCACCCCGACGCCATGAGCGACCTGAAGGTGCTGCCGATGTCGGAAGTCGTCACCAGCTACTACCTGCGCCTGCGCGTGGCCGACCAGGCCGGCGTGCTCGCCAAGGTGACGGGCCTGCTGGCCACCGCCGGCATCAGCATCGACGCCGTGCTCCAGCGCGAGGCCGACGAAGTGGGTGGCGAAGGCTCCACGCAGACCGACCTCATCATCCTCACGCACGACGCGCGCGAGGGCACCGTCGACGACGTCATGGCCGAACTGCAGGCGCTGCCGACCGTGCTCGAACCCATCGTGCGCATCCGCAAGGAAGAGTTGAAGTGA
- a CDS encoding pyridoxal phosphate-dependent aminotransferase: MKQLKKSAKLANVLYDIRGPIMDAAKQMEEEGQKIIKLNIGNLAVFGFDAPEEIQQDMIRNLPTSAGYSDSKGVFAARKAVMHETQKQGIAGVTLDDIYLGNGASELIAMSTNALLNDGDELLLPAPDYPLWTASTSLSGGTPVHYLCDEDNGWMPNLADIRAKITPRTKGIVVINPNNPTGALYSDDLLKSLVEIAREHGLVIFADEVYDKVLYDGVKHTAIASLSTDVLTLTFNSLSKSYRSCGYRAGWLVVSGDKRSARDYIEGLNMLSNMRLCANVPGQWAIQTALGGYQSINDLVGEGGRLRRQRDLAYELITAIPGVSCVKPSAALYMFPKLDPAVYPIADDRQFFLELLKETRVMLVQGTGFNWATPDHFRIVFLPHEDDLREAINRIAKFLEQYRLRRKTGP; the protein is encoded by the coding sequence TTGAAGCAGCTCAAGAAATCGGCCAAGCTGGCCAACGTCCTCTATGACATCCGCGGTCCCATCATGGACGCCGCCAAGCAGATGGAGGAAGAAGGCCAGAAGATCATCAAGCTCAACATCGGCAATCTGGCCGTGTTCGGGTTCGATGCGCCTGAGGAAATCCAGCAGGACATGATCCGCAACCTGCCGACCTCGGCGGGGTATTCGGACAGCAAGGGTGTTTTCGCGGCGCGCAAGGCCGTGATGCACGAGACCCAGAAGCAGGGCATCGCGGGCGTCACGCTCGACGACATCTACCTGGGCAACGGCGCCAGCGAGCTGATCGCCATGTCGACCAACGCGCTGCTCAACGACGGCGACGAGCTGCTGCTGCCGGCCCCCGACTACCCGCTGTGGACCGCCTCCACGAGCCTGTCGGGCGGAACGCCGGTGCACTATCTGTGCGACGAGGACAACGGCTGGATGCCGAACCTGGCCGACATCCGCGCCAAGATCACGCCGCGCACCAAGGGCATCGTGGTCATCAACCCGAACAATCCGACCGGCGCGCTCTATTCCGACGACCTGCTCAAGAGCCTCGTCGAGATCGCACGCGAGCACGGCCTCGTGATCTTTGCCGACGAGGTCTACGACAAGGTGCTGTACGACGGCGTCAAGCACACGGCGATTGCCAGCCTGTCGACCGATGTGCTCACGCTGACTTTCAATTCGCTGTCCAAGAGCTACCGCTCGTGCGGCTATCGCGCCGGCTGGCTCGTGGTGTCGGGCGACAAGCGCAGCGCACGCGACTACATCGAGGGCCTGAACATGCTCTCGAACATGCGCCTGTGCGCCAACGTGCCGGGCCAGTGGGCGATCCAGACGGCGCTCGGCGGCTACCAGAGCATCAACGACCTCGTGGGCGAGGGCGGCCGCCTGCGTCGCCAGCGCGACCTGGCCTACGAACTGATCACCGCCATTCCGGGCGTGAGCTGCGTCAAGCCCAGCGCCGCGCTCTACATGTTCCCCAAGCTCGATCCTGCGGTCTATCCGATTGCGGACGACCGCCAGTTCTTCCTCGAGCTGCTGAAAGAAACCCGCGTGATGCTGGTGCAGGGCACCGGCTTCAACTGGGCCACGCCGGACCACTTCCGCATCGTGTTCCTGCCCCATGAAGACGACTTGCGCGAGGCCATCAACCGCATCGCCAAGTTCCTGGAGCAGTACCGGTTGCGTCGCAAGACGGGACCATGA
- a CDS encoding DUF1176 domain-containing protein, translating to MKSACVAAALLLGALSVGAAEKKELVSFSHNDWELVCDNTRTCRAAGYQSESGQSEPVSMLLTRAAGPDQAIEVQLQVGGEGEAKGPLRLKVGSATVSGLKADTATLDAGQARTVLPELLKSSEATVTANGGKKWTLSLAGLNAVLLKMDDTQGRIGTPGALVRRGTKPEASVLPPVPAPAVNVVKPPKAKPGDAGLPARIFPSLDVAAVKEQCNNSTDFSAKSLEVVRLSGSKVLLSMGCGMGAYNYSSLLWIANDKPPYAPVSLEANGDFDDSDASVTSAMKGRGVGDCWSSETWHFNGTTFVRTGASGDGMCRGFAGGAWSLPRYVSRIVDAAPSATPSKP from the coding sequence ATGAAATCCGCCTGCGTCGCTGCCGCGCTGTTGCTGGGCGCACTGTCTGTCGGCGCGGCCGAGAAGAAAGAGCTGGTCTCGTTCTCGCACAACGACTGGGAACTGGTCTGCGACAACACGCGCACCTGCCGCGCCGCCGGCTACCAGTCGGAGAGCGGGCAATCGGAGCCGGTGTCGATGCTCCTCACGCGCGCCGCGGGGCCTGACCAGGCCATCGAAGTCCAGTTGCAGGTCGGCGGCGAAGGCGAGGCGAAAGGCCCGCTGCGGCTCAAGGTCGGCAGCGCTACTGTTTCGGGTCTCAAGGCCGACACCGCGACCCTCGATGCCGGGCAGGCCCGCACCGTCCTTCCCGAGCTGCTGAAAAGCAGCGAGGCGACCGTCACCGCCAACGGCGGCAAGAAGTGGACGCTGTCGCTCGCCGGCCTCAATGCCGTGCTGCTGAAGATGGATGACACGCAAGGCCGCATCGGCACGCCGGGCGCGCTGGTGCGCCGTGGCACCAAGCCTGAAGCTTCCGTGCTGCCTCCCGTGCCGGCCCCCGCCGTCAACGTGGTCAAGCCGCCCAAGGCGAAGCCCGGCGACGCCGGGCTGCCCGCGCGCATCTTTCCGTCGCTCGACGTTGCCGCAGTGAAGGAACAGTGCAACAACAGCACCGACTTCAGCGCCAAGTCGCTGGAGGTTGTCCGCCTGAGCGGCAGCAAGGTGCTGCTGTCCATGGGCTGCGGCATGGGCGCGTACAACTATTCGAGCCTGCTCTGGATCGCCAACGACAAGCCGCCCTATGCGCCGGTGTCCCTCGAGGCGAACGGCGACTTCGACGACAGCGACGCCAGCGTCACCTCGGCCATGAAGGGCCGCGGCGTCGGCGACTGCTGGTCCAGCGAAACCTGGCACTTCAACGGCACGACCTTCGTGCGCACCGGCGCGTCCGGCGACGGCATGTGCCGCGGCTTTGCAGGCGGCGCCTGGAGCCTGCCGCGCTATGTCAGCCGCATCGTGGACGCTGCACCGTCCGCCACCCCATCCAAACCATGA
- a CDS encoding peroxiredoxin: MAIVVNKPIPEFDANATGGIKVSNTSHLGHVMVMYFYPKDNTPGCTTEAMQFRDHYKDFEKAGATVFGVSRDNMKSHDEFKAKLELPFELIADTEEKMCHMFGVVKNKIMYGKKVKGIERSTFLIGADGILKAEWRGLKVPGHVEDVLKAVKALKKAA, from the coding sequence ATGGCGATCGTTGTCAACAAACCCATTCCTGAATTCGACGCCAACGCCACGGGCGGCATCAAGGTTTCGAACACCTCGCACCTCGGCCACGTCATGGTCATGTATTTTTACCCGAAAGATAACACTCCGGGTTGCACGACCGAAGCGATGCAGTTCCGCGACCATTACAAAGACTTCGAAAAAGCCGGTGCCACCGTCTTCGGCGTGTCGCGCGACAACATGAAGTCGCACGACGAATTCAAGGCCAAGCTCGAACTCCCGTTCGAACTGATTGCCGACACCGAAGAAAAAATGTGCCACATGTTCGGCGTGGTCAAGAACAAGATCATGTACGGCAAGAAGGTCAAGGGCATCGAGCGCAGCACCTTCCTGATCGGCGCCGACGGCATCCTGAAGGCCGAATGGCGCGGGCTCAAGGTTCCGGGCCATGTCGAAGACGTCCTCAAGGCCGTCAAGGCACTCAAGAAGGCTGCCTGA
- a CDS encoding Mth938-like domain-containing protein produces the protein MKLQPDKSDAQTLTAHGPGWVAINNEKIEGSVVVGSRGERFAWDCTRFDQLGPEHFAQLASLGAELVIFGSGTRIRFPQPAWLQPLMAQRTGVETMDTPAACRTYNILAGEGRHVIAALLVESPAAD, from the coding sequence ATGAAGCTCCAGCCTGACAAATCCGACGCCCAGACCCTCACCGCACACGGCCCCGGCTGGGTCGCGATCAACAACGAAAAGATCGAGGGCAGCGTGGTCGTCGGTTCGCGCGGCGAACGCTTTGCCTGGGATTGCACGCGTTTCGACCAGCTAGGGCCCGAACATTTCGCGCAATTGGCCTCTTTGGGCGCCGAATTGGTCATCTTCGGCAGCGGAACCCGCATCCGTTTCCCCCAGCCCGCATGGCTGCAGCCCCTGATGGCGCAGCGCACCGGCGTGGAGACCATGGACACCCCGGCGGCCTGCCGAACCTACAACATCCTGGCCGGCGAAGGACGGCACGTGATCGCCGCCTTGCTGGTCGAGAGCCCGGCGGCTGACTGA